From the genome of Oryza glaberrima chromosome 1, OglaRS2, whole genome shotgun sequence:
atattttcaaactttgaTATTTTAGTAGACTTCCAAACTTTGATCCTCTTGATGACCTTGGAATTATTAAGTGCCGTTTTATCACATTTGTAATACAATTTTTCACCGTTCCTATTACTAATTTGTGAAGATCATTACAATCAGACGTAATTATTGTTTATGCTATAATAATGTTTCCTGTTATGGGGGCATCCAACTAGTATAGTCCTACCGTATAACCATCCTTTCCAGGGATTGACATTTCGGTTACCGAAATTTCCGGACTCCCCGACATACCAATATCTTGGCCGAATTTTTCggtttttctcaaatttttatgtatttaatcaaaatttagtcaaattcagttaaattgttttaaatttcagaaaatttcggcccaaaaattaccaaaattttggttctACCGAAAGGGCTGAAATTTTAGCCGAAatcgaaattgaaaaccctgaTCTCCTTCCTACTGACCCAACTAACTTTATTATTTCTTCCTTCTCCTACACACTCGACAATTGCCAAGTCAGAAAGCAATATACTAGCAAGCATCAATGAATTCGAATGGTCAAGAGGTCTATATAAACCTTGCTCTGCAGCATATATCCCATATTACCATCGAAAAACATAATTAGCTGCACGCACTATGTACACAAGATCACAACATAATCTAACCAAAATGGCTTCTTCCAAGCCTCACCTCGGGCTTGTCTTGTCCATCACTTGCCTCCTCTTGCAACTCCTACTGGTGGCGgcgaacccgccgccgccgccgccgccgccgctgcggcggccgTCGTGCGACAAGTCCGACAGGGAGATGAGGTTCATGTTCTCGCAGTGGATGTCCAAGTACTCGAAGCGCTACTCGTGCCCGGAGGAGCAGGAGAAGCGGTACCAGGTGTGGAAGGCCAACACCGACTTCATCGGCGCCTTCCGCAGCCAGACGGAGATCTCCTCCGGCGTCGGCGCCTTCGCGCCGCAGACCGTCACCGACTCCTTCGTCGGCATGAACCTCTTCGGCGACCTCGCCTCCGGTGAGTTCGTGCGCCAGTTCACCGGGTTCAACGCCACCGGGTTCGTGGCTCCCCCGCCCAGCCCGAGCCCGATCCCGCCGCGCTCGTGGCTGCCGTGCTGCGTCGACTGGCGCTCCAGCGGCGCCGTCACCGGCGTCAAGCTCCAGGGCTCCTGCGGTAAGCTAAGCTATATCGACATGCTAGGCGTTTCTCGTTCAATTACTTGCTGATTTGATTGAGTTGGAAACTTGGAATCAAATCAATGGCAGCGTCGTGCTGGGcgttcgcggcggtggcggccatcgAGGGCCTGCACAGGATCAAGACCGGCGAGCTGGTGTCGCTGTCGGAGCAGGTGATGGTGGACTGCGACACCGGGAGCaacgggtgcggcggcgggcgctccGACACGGCGCTCGGCCTGGTGGCCTCCCGCGGCGGCGTCACGTCGGAGGAGAGGTACCCGTACGCGGGCGCCAGGGGCGGCTGCGACGTGGGCAAGCTGCTGTCCGACCACTCGGCGTCCGTGtccggcttcgccgccgtgccgcccaaCGACGAGCGGCAGCTGGCCCTCGCCGTGGCAAGGCAGCCGGTGACGGTGTACATCGACGCGAGCGCCCCGGAGTTCCAGTTCTACAAGGGCGGCGTGTACCGGGGCCCCTGCGACCCCGGGAGGATGAACCACGCCGTCACCATCGTCGGCTACTGCGAGAACATCGGCGGCGACAAGTACTGGATCGCCAAGAACTCGTGGAGCAGCGACTGGGGCGAGCAGGGCTACGTGTACCTGGCCAAGGACGTGTGGTGGCCGCAGGGCACCTGCGGCCTCGCCACCTCGCCCTTCTACCCGACGGCCTGACTCtgacaacgccgccgccgccggccggcggcggcgcggcgaacgGCGTTCGCGAGCATGCGTGCGTGCCCGGCCGGCTTTGTTAGTGTCCATCTATCTACCTGCCCATCTATGAGAAACGGACGGCTCAGATTGATGCGTCCATTTCTAGTTTCTACCGTCCATTCTGACAATGAAATTATACAAGAGAAAATAAACCAATaatacaattttcttctctttcgaTCAATAAATCATCccactctgaagtctgaacatgcAGCAGAAGCTTGTGCGCAAGCCCATCGATCGTGCATAGGGGTTAGAACGGTGATAGAAATTCCCGACGAccgtttcttttttatttttaccggCCGAGTAATGTGAAAATGGTTAAATATAAAAACGAAAATATAACagataaaaaaagtaaaaaatagagACAAACAATTTTGCTGCATACCGACAGTTTCTGAACactataaaaaaacattttttgcaTACGGCTAAAAGTGATTTTCGTATGCAGGCGCAACCGCTTTGACGCTTTCCCATGAAGTCTaataaaaatcaatattttttggTATGGATGCACAACCGCATGCAAAAAGTGATTTCCGCACATAGTCAGTTAAGCCGTCCACttgtaaaaatgaaaataacaaaaataagttCATAAAAGTCGAAACGCTAACTCAAATCCATCCTAGCCACCATCATAGGCGATGCAgtctgccaccaccaccgttgTCGTCGAGACCCCGTTGCACCcgaggccggcggcagcggattCGCTCCTCCCGAGGGAGAGGGCCACTGCAGCCAGATCCATGAGGGAGATGGTCGGCGGTGCGGGATCCGTGAGGAGGGCTAGCCGTTACCAACGCAGTAGAGAGGCCCCAAGGACAcgatgccgctgccgctgtcttCGTGGGCCTTCTCTACCAGCCTCCTCGCATGTCACTAGACCCGCCGACATTGGATCTGCAATCCACCGGCCTCCTCGTGTGCCTTCGTCAACCTgcagagtgagagagagaaagaggatgaggagcggagagagagagagagagagaagaacgaCGGAggagccatcgtcgtcgtcgccccgtCCGCTGGCGCCGGATCTGCCCGCCGTCATTGCCCAAGTCACCACTGCTCCCTTTGGCCTcgggtggggagggggaggtggtgaGAAACGGGGAAGctggagaagggggagaggacaggataagggaggagaggggaggatggAGCATAAGaagatttttttaagagaaaagaaaagggggaagGGGATGGATCTTGTGCAAGGCGGACCTATTAAAAGGGTCGCATgcgaaaattcattttttttcatgtagacCTTTTTAAATGTAGACGTTCTTTTAACCCGCCCGCAATAAAATTCGAGTGCGtccacaaaaaaatatttttgtagcaGTGGAATTtacccttttttaaaaaatatttatggtcCAATTCTTTATTTGAGTGTTGACGTGGAAAATCATGCACTGACCTGAGAggtctgcttaactctagtgcaggtccaaaagtgTTTTCGGGTtctgagcgtgccagttggtttgatcctgcaaccaacaagaaacaaagaggAACAAAGTTAAATCCATCAACGATAGCCAAACGGCTGGATTGCCGATGATGTATCGTTCAAAGCCAAGCTGATGTAACTTGCATCAGATCGGCGAGGAAAGataaagcataaaaaaaatattagatctacttgatcggctgtTGATGTCAGGAATACGTAGTTTATCCAATGAATTACATTTggatcaagtgattgggatagatcgggcAGTATGCCGaaacagtataaatcacttaataTCTAAATGTGCTTCAAAGTAGAGATTGCGTATGCTCACATCATAGCCGATAGAGCAAACCTAACGTGTATCagctagtactccgataccaccTTATACTAAGATATCAGTACggatgaaatatataaaacacaGATCAATCTAGCAAGCAGGGTGAACTAACAGACTGATGGAGAGCATAATATATTTCAAACAAGTGAGATTTTAATATAAAGGGTGGATTTAGACGATCAAGAACCAAATAGGAAAACAAGAcaactaaatcaggtaagatcggctaaaaccctGATGCTATCTCTATTAGTATTCATAGAAAGAGTTAGATAATACGGTTCAAGACTTTATTTAACGGATCAAatctaaccgatgcagcattaagtgtGAAAAGAAACGTAAGATCTAAACAAATCGATGAAGACTCATTCAAGATAGTAGATACACTATTTAATCTAACTCGATGTCGATATCTAAACCTATCGGCCTTTTTCGATGATAGATGCTAGCCGATGAGGTTAGACAACGAAATCGATCTAGATTATAcaacatatatgataactcggtgACTCACATGGAtaggattagagtgtcataaagatgtaagcactaatcccgagaatgcaaaccgccataacaagctttCCTTTTTCGTCGGAGATCGAACTTGATGCAGCCCAACTCAAAAGCaaaaactcgtcgaaacaatgaaaatagaaaaatggtggcgatgcgccaaagtATTATTGAATTGTCGTCACTTGTTTACAAGGTGTCGGGCCATATTTATACCCGTAGTACATAACATGTTCTTGCTGGACACGACTCTATCTctattacaatttaaaatacgAACAAGTCCCTTAGGCGAACTCTTACCAaaaatatctctaaggaaactaaaaatatcctaattaatagatacaattgccctTTTCTGGACTCCAATCATTGCGTGGCAATGCCTATGAGGTGCTTTGATTGATCCCGATGATAGTTACGGGGTCGTCTTTTCGGGACTGGTTGCATCGGCTTGTCTTCATTGGATTTGGTGTCAATTGATACATACGGCAGCCGATGCCGCTCGTAGCCGATACGAACTTTGATTTCCATAAACGGAATTCCTCCAAATCGGCTTTGACTCTGGCTTTGAATCCGGCCCACGGCCTTACCAAATTTGATCGTTAACATTGAGCCCATCAACTTTTCAACCAAATCCCTACCTTGATTTATAAGGTTAAATGGAAAATAAATTGTAATGTAACCTTAGAtgtcatattatatatttatatagttatGTAAAGTTAAATGTGAGATTCTATAATTCAATATTTTCGATATCGTTTTAATTCTGATCAAGTCCTCAGTATagttatgttttttattttccgaTATTTATGATCCTGTTACCATTTCGAGCTTTACTGTTTTTATTtagttttcgagaaaaaaatatggttaCTTGAGACGTTTTTcgaccattttcatccctaatcGTGCATATTTGTTCAGAACATAAAAGGATCCAATCATTTAATTTACAAACTATAAACGCAcaaatataaacaaatatattgaCTATGTTTGACAAAtgttttttaagtatgatttaaaactttttatatttgaacaaaatttttaaataagatgaataaaagtttgtcaaaaagtcaataGCTTTATACGTTAAAAAACATAGGTATTACATAGAAACTTGGGAAGGTGTAAGGGGAACTGACCACGCGCAGTCATATATCAGCATCCCCTCGATCTATGAAACCATAGATCGCACCGGCTTTGGCATATAAATACTACGGACGGAGCTCCTCTGACGTAAAGTCAGATAGACTTCATAATGTCCCTCTGCATTAAAGTCAGAGGAGCCTTGTCCAAATACTACCACTAGCATGTTCCATCGATGGCGAGAAAGATTAGTAGAGGGGGCACTCAACTTTGCCAAATCGCCCATGGGCGAagtggccaccaccaccccgcTGCTGACGAGCCATGAAGCAAAACCGGCCAAGGCGCCGTCCATCCACGACGCCATAGAGGTGTACATCGGCGCCACCGGCGCCCGCCAGCTTCTCAAGGCCATGCTGCTGGCCTTCGCTTGGGCTTTCGACGCGCAGCAGGTGTTCATGTCCGTGTTCACGGACGCGGAGCCGCCATGGCACTGCACCGGTGTCGTCGATGCGGTTGCGGCGACGGCAGGCGACTCCGGCTCGTCCTGCTCTTCGCCGGCCGCTTCGGCTTCGCCGTGCGCGCTCCCGCCCGGCACGTGGGAGTGGGACCGCCCGGCCGAGACGTCGGTGGTGTCGGACTGGGCGCTCAactacggcggcggcagcccagTGCTCGTCTCCCTCCCGGCGTCGTCGTTCTTCACAGGAAACCTCGTCGTCGTTCTTCCATACAGTCTCATATGTGCACCAATGTGTGACCGCGGGTGTGAGTCCCATATGTGCCCGTGTGTGTGGCCGGTCAGTGCTGAGGAGCACCAATGTGCTCTAGTGCTTGTGCACACTCAGCACTCAGGATGGTGTAAGCCCAAATCCCAGTGGACCGCGGGTGTGAGGTCCGTATGTGCCCATATGTGTGTGCACAAGCTGCGGGTGTGAGTCCCGTATGTGCCCGTGTGTGGGGCCGGTCAGTGCTGAGGAGCACCAATGTGCTCTAGTGCTTGTGCACACTCAGCACTCAGGATGGTGTAAGCCCAAATCCCAGTGGACCGTGGGTGTGAGGTCCGTATGTGCCCATATGTGTGTGCACAAGCCGCGGGTGTGAGTCCCGTATGTACCCGTGTGTGGGGCCGGTTAGTGCTGAGGGGCACCAATGTGTGACCAGGGGAGATTGTTGGGAATAGTCTCACATTGCTAATTTAGGGGGAGTTGAACCAATTTAAAAGTAGAGGGAGTCCTAAACCTCTTGAGCTAGCTTTTAAGGTGTAGCAAGACTTTCTCCCGGTTAAACCAACGTCGGGGGAatctaatgggcgggtgatcgatcaacccgcccctccccctatactcctcTCTATTCTTTCCTTTCatcataaaattaaaaaaaaacaaagttagtaaaaaaaattaaaaaagatctAATACTCTCATTCATGTGCATAGACTTTATACTGTAAACTTTACACgcataaactttatgtatagaaatattttatatataaaatatttgaatccgaatttgaatttgaatcgggcatataaacttttgacttataaacattcgctctacaaactttaggtggataaactttagatgtataaactttaggtgtataaacttactaaaaagaggaaattataaaatatttggattcgaatttaaatttgaatttgaatcgggtatataaacttttgacttataaacattctctttacaaactttaggtggataaattttagatgtgtaaacttcaggtgtataaacttattaaaagagaaaaagaaaaaaaaagaaaaaatacgaTCGATCGCCCGTTAGCCTTCTCGACCAACGTCTCCTGTTTCGGCTCAACAGCATCTGCTCGGCCTGGCTCCGAGACGTCTGCAGGCATCCAAACAAGCTTGCAAGTTGCATCCGGAGATGCGAGCCAGGCTGATACAGACAACCAAACACGCCCTTAATTTTCCCCGATACTACCACTGGCATCGTGAGAGATCAGTAGAGGTGAGCACTCAACTTCGCCAAATCGCCCATGGCCGAagcggccaccaccaccccgcTGCTGACGAGCCATGAAGCAGAGCCGTCGATCGACGACGTCATCGAGGCGTACATCGGCGCCACCGGCGCCCGCCAGCTTCTCAAGGCCATGCTGCTGGCCTTCGCTTGGGCTTTCGACGCGCAGCAGGTGTTCATGTCCGTGTTCACGGACGCGGAGCCGCCATGGCACTGCACCGGCGTCGTCgacgcggctgcggcggcggcggccgactcCGGCTcgtcctgctcgccgccggccgcttccgCTTCGCCGTGCGCGCTCCCGCCTGGCACGTGGGAGTGGGACCGCCCGGCCGAGACGTCGGTGGTGTCGGACTGGGCACTCAACTGCGGCCCGGCGCTCGTCTCCCTCCCGGCGTCGTCGTTCTTCGCCGGCAACCTCGCCGGCGGCTTCCTACTCGCAACGCTCGCCGACACTCACCTGGGCCGCAGGAAGATGCTCCTCCTGTCACTGGTGACCatgtccgtcgccgccgcgctcacgGCGTTCTCGCCGAACGTGTGGGTGTACTCCGCCCTGCGGTTCGTGTCCGGGTTCGGCAGGTCCATGGTGGGCACGTCAGCGATGGTCCTGTCCACGGAGCTCGTCGGGAAGCGGTGGCGCAACACGGTGAGCGCCGCGGGATTCGTCTTCTTCTCCGTCGGGTTCGTGTCGCTCCCGGCGCTCGCGTACACGTTCCGCGAGGCCTCGTGGCGGAACATGTACGTGTGGACGTCGCTCCCGTCCCTCTGCTACGCCGTCCTGCTCTACCTGCTCGTCCAGGAGTCGCCGCGGTGGCTGCTGGTGCGCGGCCGGAAGCAGGAGGCCATCGAGGCGGTGCGCCAGATCGCGTCgctcaacggcggcggcggaggcatcACGACGTCGAGCTTCTCCATGCTGGACGCGTGCGCCGTGGAgctcggggacggcggcgagggcatgTTCGCCACGCTGCACTCGATatgggagcggcggtgggcgctcCGGAGGCTGGCGGCGATCACTGCGGCGAGCTTCGGCGTGGGCATGGTCTACTACGGGATGCCGCTTAACGTGGGCAGCCTGAGCCCCTCCAACCTCTACCTGAGCGTGGCGTACAACGCGGTGGCCGAGCTCCCGTCGTCCATCCTCGCGTGGCTCCTCATGGGCAGGTGGTTCAACCGGCGCGGCTCGGTGGTCGCGCTCACCACGGCGTCCGGGCTGTGCAGCCTCGCCGCGTGCGtccccgccgtcgtcctcccggaCGGCGCGCGGATGGCCGCCGAGGTGGCCTCGTTCTTCGCGTCGTGCACGGCGTACGACATGATGCTCATGTACACCATCGAGCTGTTCCCGACGTCGGTGCGCAACTCGGCGGTGGGGCTGGtgcggcaggcggtggcgctggGCGGCGTGGTGGCTCCCGTGCTCGTCGCGCTCGGCCGCGAGACGACGAGCTACTGGTCGTCGTCGTTCGGCGTGTTCGGGCTCGCCGTCGGCTGCCTCGGGCTGTTGGTCACCTGCCTGCCGGAGACGAGGGGGAGGAGGTTGTCGgacaccatggaggaggaggaggccgccgtctTGTCCAGCTCTGGCGCGAGCGACATGGAGAACAACGGCGAGCTCGTGTAGACGACGTTCAAGGTTTGTTCTGTACATCTTTGGTGCTGGATATTTTCGTGCAGGTCGGAGACGAAACTACTGTCATTCTTCAGTCATGTATAGTGCCACTGCCACCAACTTGCAGAACATAATCCAAATGATTGTTACGAACTTACAGTTCCGCTTCATTATCATCGGTACGGGTGGATAATAACGAGATATAAGTTTAGCTCGGCTCGACTTAATTATTGAGTTCGACCAATCCGAGCCATGAACTTACCTAGCTGattggcccgcgcaattgcgcggctagcacccaaacaaaatcatatattcttttagtatgattttacttaaaatttattaaatagctatctcattgtct
Proteins encoded in this window:
- the LOC127760177 gene encoding ervatamin-B-like, which codes for MYTRSQHNLTKMASSKPHLGLVLSITCLLLQLLLVAANPPPPPPPPLRRPSCDKSDREMRFMFSQWMSKYSKRYSCPEEQEKRYQVWKANTDFIGAFRSQTEISSGVGAFAPQTVTDSFVGMNLFGDLASGEFVRQFTGFNATGFVAPPPSPSPIPPRSWLPCCVDWRSSGAVTGVKLQGSCASCWAFAAVAAIEGLHRIKTGELVSLSEQVMVDCDTGSNGCGGGRSDTALGLVASRGGVTSEERYPYAGARGGCDVGKLLSDHSASVSGFAAVPPNDERQLALAVARQPVTVYIDASAPEFQFYKGGVYRGPCDPGRMNHAVTIVGYCENIGGDKYWIAKNSWSSDWGEQGYVYLAKDVWWPQGTCGLATSPFYPTA
- the LOC127755194 gene encoding organic cation/carnitine transporter 2-like → MAEAATTTPLLTSHEAEPSIDDVIEAYIGATGARQLLKAMLLAFAWAFDAQQVFMSVFTDAEPPWHCTGVVDAAAAAAADSGSSCSPPAASASPCALPPGTWEWDRPAETSVVSDWALNCGPALVSLPASSFFAGNLAGGFLLATLADTHLGRRKMLLLSLVTMSVAAALTAFSPNVWVYSALRFVSGFGRSMVGTSAMVLSTELVGKRWRNTVSAAGFVFFSVGFVSLPALAYTFREASWRNMYVWTSLPSLCYAVLLYLLVQESPRWLLVRGRKQEAIEAVRQIASLNGGGGGITTSSFSMLDACAVELGDGGEGMFATLHSIWERRWALRRLAAITAASFGVGMVYYGMPLNVGSLSPSNLYLSVAYNAVAELPSSILAWLLMGRWFNRRGSVVALTTASGLCSLAACVPAVVLPDGARMAAEVASFFASCTAYDMMLMYTIELFPTSVRNSAVGLVRQAVALGGVVAPVLVALGRETTSYWSSSFGVFGLAVGCLGLLVTCLPETRGRRLSDTMEEEEAAVLSSSGASDMENNGELV